The genomic DNA CATCTAACAAGCTTAACAGCAAGAGATTGGcccttgtttgatgtggtttaCCAACATCCTATCATGAATCTCTTATTTCatcaaatcattaactaaaatatcaaGACAACCTTACTTTactcttataatattttaccaTATTAAATACTAAGGATATTTTGGTCACTTGACCCAAATAAATCACTGTTTAAAAACAAATCAGACTATTCCGAAATATCCCCAAATCAAACAAGTACttgaataaaaatgttatatcaATGAAAAAAACTGTTGAACCAAAACATTTGTATGAGAACAAAAAAGAAACGAGATAACACACTGACTTGTGTAATGTACAACCTAGAGATCTAAAATTTAGAGAGGAGAAAGGTAAACGACAAGAGAAAGATTAAAGCATTTAGAGATCGAGAAATCAAATTCAATACTTCATCATTCATCTCTACACATAATACACACTCCATTATTAtaccttttcttttttctttttagacGAGGATATTTTTTCCAAGAGGAGGGTAACACAACATTTCACTTCAATCAAGGTGCTTTTAGTGGAAATTTGAAGAATCAAACCTAGTATcttagtttgtttgtttttttttaagaaagctAGTATCTTAGTTTAAGATGGGTAGTATAAGCTACTAATCACAAGATTTCCCTTATCTTATTTACTAATATATCTCAAATACTGTTACAACTTGCTACCTCTTCCAAAATCCAGGACCAAAGGGATTTCTTCATCAAGCTTTTTACGTGCTTATTTTGATTCTTCAATTCTGCTTTGAATATTGCAAGGCCATCTCCTGCAAGACAATAAAGATAGTGGAAGAATGTTGAAAGCATTGTTGATTTCCCAAATGGTTATCACCCTACAATtcctttgtttttcttttttcttttctgggGAGGCTAGCACAACAACCCACTTTAATCCAATTGGAAATTGAAGCTGAGACCTTAGAGAGGTACTCCTTTGGGTCCCATTCATGTTTATGTTATGCCTATGACCTAGTGCAAAGTTTTTATATGTATAGGACCAAGACAGCACTCCATTTCGAAACACTTTTCATATTAGCTATAGATCTGCGTCTTTAACTCGGTGGATAGATCGTCTGCTTCCTAAGCAGAATGTTataaacactttttatttttgtttctataTCCAGATACAACACCAtttggaaactaaacttagtcGGAGACAAAAATTcacatctttaattttttatttttgcaaaaaAGGAGAGTAGATAATATATGAGTAAGGAAAGGTAgcatagatatatatatatacatatattatatacataagtATATGCACTAAACTCATAGTGACTGGTTTGTGGTTCATTCTAGAATTTTAAAAGGAGTTACCTAGCAAGTCTAGAAAAAATACAATGAATTGTTTTAAATCCAACCTTTTGTTTTATTAACTTGATTTTATTCCCATTCCAACGAAATGAATTTGATTGATACATGTACACCTACCAATTCGACATAGATTCAAAATctagatattttttttggatcGTGTGATGAAGAGATTGTCCTTGTCCCCTGAACTAAGAAAAACCTTTTTCGAAAACTTCTTGAGCCCTCTTTCATTTCCAGATTTAGCGGTTATTAATCCCCTAACTTAGTGTAAGCTAGAGATAAATATCTCTCATCTTACATCttaataatgaatgaatgaaagtGGAAGAAATGGAATAATAATTAGAAACAGTTCAAATCTGGAAATGAAAGAGGGCTCAAGAAGTTTTCGAAAAAGGTTTTTCTTAGTTCAGGGGACAAGGACAATCTCTTCATCACACgatccaaaaaaaatatctaaattttgaaTCTATGTCGAATTGGTAGGTGTACATGTATCAATCAAATTCATTTCGTTGGAATGGGAATAAAATCAAGTTAATAAAACAAAAGGTTGGATTTAAAACAATTCATTGTATTTTTTCTAGACTTGCTAGGTAACTCCTTTTAAAATTCTAGAATGAACCACAAACCAGTCACTATGAGTTTAGTGCATATacttatgtatataatatatatttatttttgtttctataTCCGGATACAACACCAtttggaaactaaacttagtcGGAGACAAAAATTcacatctttaattttttatttttgcaaaaaaggagagtatatatatatatatatatatatccatagACCCAACAACACACTCCATTTCAAAACACATTTGTAACTGTATCTGAATACAGAAACTTTTTATATGAGCCATAGATATGCACCTGTAGCTCAGAGTGGATAGTGCGTTTGTTTCCTAAGAACTGGCGCACTTATGtttgtctttaatttttttcGCAAAGgaaaatgtaagaaaataattatatatacatgtatatatgaGCCATAGTATAGAACCAAGACTTGAATCTTATTTTAGAACTGGATACTAACTTAAGATGCTCATTTGGGATACGACACTATCGCTCATTTTGGATAAAAGACACAGAACAAGGAAAGGGATGACTAGAATGCAAGATTGATTGACAAGCTCTTTCAATCTTCAGCCCAAATGTTGGATGTAACTGCATCAACCCTTGTTCAACCAATCTTGACAACTGAACACAGATCAACCCAGAAAAAGAAATTTTTGAGACTTCAagatataaaagaaaagaattgaATATAGTCAAGTCAGGAAGTTTTCAAAAGTTCATACGCCTAgaggtgagcaaacgggtaaaacCAATACGTTTTATCCGATCggtattaaatccaaactaaatttatccaaTCCGTAATCCAAACTATTTTACTAgttaatacggatcggatagaatatggtttggataatccaaactaaaaagtatttatatttttgtatatgtcaacttgaaattattcaaatcaaattcgaatttaatCCAAACCGAAATAGTTAATCTAATTTTGTAAATCGGATTCGGTTCGGATTAGTCCGTCAAATGCTCACCTCTTGGATTAAGAAAATctaattatgtaatttattttattatttaatatttaattataaaaaaatagtattaaatttttatttttataatttgaatctacaaaaaaaataaaaaatattgttgacTTAAACGATGcagaaataagtaaaaaaatatattaaattgaggtgaaatgtaatttaaagaaaaataaatttttatttagatagtttggataatcaTAATCCAATCCAAATTTAATTCGATCCAGACTCAATGATCCAATCTGAATTAATATTTCGGATTCGGATCGGATTTCGGATTAGTCCACCCAATGCTCACCCCTACATATGCCAAACCATTATAGCAAACGAATTTATTTCAGATGAGAAGATTTGAAAGGATTCAAGATATTTTTCCAACATAACAGTATTTATGCATTgtcaattattataaaatcataGGCCATATTGAGAAACTGCGACGAGGCATCTTAAGCATGTGCACTGAATTTGTATATATGGAATTCCCATACTAAAGTATCTTAAATAAGTCTCAACACTTTCTGGAATCTAGCCATTGTATGTTTCTACCATAATATAGCAGATTTTATcagtgttctaaatggcggtcGAGGCGGCCGCCTAGGCGGCGCCTAGGCGGTAGGCGGTCCAACACCGCTCCGCCTATGCATGAGGCGgtcagattatttaattatttattatttttaattaattaattactaagattaatatatgtatatatatatttaataaaaaaactctttatcactcactatttatttaaattttaaaatgactctttacattccaattcatttatcttcttcttttctgtttCTTATCTCATTCACCTCACCTCCTTGATCATCTACATCTTCTTAGATCATCTAAtcatctatctcttcttcagctcgtctacatacttatttttgttaaatgttactatattaaagaatattaatttgactttttagtaaaatgataattatagaacatctttattatatttatattcaaccgcCTAGGCACCGCTTAGGCACCGCCTAGGCACCCGAGGCAGTAGGCAGTCACTTACCGCTCCGCCACCGCCTACCGCCGTTTAGAACACTGGATTTTATACCATGTAAGACtccatatattttttcatatttgaaGATTTCTCAGAATAATTTCAAATTGAGCAAATCTGAGGGAGATTTTCTTTAGAATCACTCTAGTAAATGAAAGGGGAGTAAATGCAGAAGAATAGTAAAAAACCTTTCTGAGAAGCCGTTGAGTTATTCTCTTCCTGAAGCTTACGACGATAATCTTGTTCAAATCTATCCAAGGCATGCATTTCATGGTACAAATCCTGCACAACGATTTTAATTATCTCGGTCAGTGTCTAACAAATAATCTACTATTAATGTTCAACATCCTTTCATaggtaaaatatattattcataccTTATTTTTACTGTATCAACaactaacattttatttaataggaTGGTTTGTAATGTATACAAGTTTTTAatgtttcaaaaacaaaattttatttcatagcTTTTGTGAATTATTTCATCATGTCAGCTCGATCATCTAGTCaaaatttcttatttaaaagattGATGAAACCATCACCCAAAGAAATGACATGTAAAGACTTTATGCTAAGGATAGAGAATGGAAGAAATACaagaaaacatattttttttcatgaacAAGACATTTCGTTGAGTTAGCATTACGGATGCAAACGAACTGAGCAGGCTCACGAGCTTTTCGAGCCGgctctatatatatttgatttgagttcGAAATTATCgattcgagccgaactcgaactcaaaatattttgttcgATTGTTCACGAGCCGCTAGCGAACTTTtgttcaatatttatatatatattatttttttatattaaacattatatatagtttaattcaAATATGTTTACATAAGagttcaaatattttgaatcgaactcgaatttgaattatttcgaACTAAGATTCAATATTGTTCGAATCAAGGTTCAAACAATTCAAATCGAACTCGAGTTCGAACTTTATTTCGAATCTAGCTCgagataaaatttattgaattttcgAGTTCGAACtcgaatattaattatttgtattattcgGTTCGTTTGCACCCATAGTTAGCATTAGTGAGATTTAAATTGGGATAGATAATTTTTCATATGCTTTAGAATTGAACTCTTCTGTAAATCTCGTAGAGAATGGGCACTCTCTCAATAGtttgatttcttttatttcttagAATATCAAGTAGAACTAGTTTAAATCGACATCAAATTTCTGCTCTCAGACGCATGCAGAATGAATGTCTTTTCCGACAGATTATCAGCTTTCATCAATgcctataattaaataaataaaaactctctCTAAAGCAAAACCCTAGAGAAGAATCACGTCGGAATTACGATCATCGGCACGTCTGACACGTTCGACACGATTGGCACAGTCGGATCAGTCGCGTGAAATACGGTTGTTTGATTTTGTCATAGATTACGGGAAACATGGTCGGAGTCACGATCGTCGGCAAGTTCGGCACGTCTGGAACGTTCGTCTGATAATTGTTCGCTTGTGTCGCGAATCTAGGGCGGGAAATCGGAAATACGATTGCTAGGGTTGTTTGAAAACAGGTCGCTTGGGTCACTATTGCTCTCGGTCATCGATTGCTTTCGGTCGTTAGGTCATTGGGTTGTGAAACTGGGTCACTAGTTCGCTAGCCTACGGTCATTCCTGGTCGTAGGTCTTCTCGGTTGTAAGTAAATTATGTTTGGTTGAGTTGTCTGCATTCTTGATTTCCTAAATTATCTAATTCTTCTGCTAAGATGGAATGAAAGAATAGGAATAAGGCAAAAGAAGTTCATGTCTTCGTAGAAATCGATTAAGCAAGAAAACGATAGATGAAACAGAACAAAAACAGAACACTGAGAAAGCGAAATTTCAGAAACAGAGCTCTCAGAAGATTAAGGAAAAACTGCAAAACGAAACTGAAAGTTTGAAGTCTGAAATTAAAAAAGGAGGAAATATGGAAGGTTAGATACAACGAAAGGGCAAATCTCTCCGAACTTAAGAATCAAATTACGAAATTTTTGTTTCAAgtaaagaaatgagagattgtgcTAAGTAAGAAAAATAACACAACAAACTACTATCCAACTCAATATTCTATTACGAAATATGGAAGGTCGAACAAACGTTGAAAGGGAGGCTAATGTTACAAGGGATTGTTAGAGTTAGGTTTCATAACCCTAAAATAAGCTGACGGGTAGACATAACCCATGTCAAcagttctatttttaattatgcataataaataattataaataaggcAGTTAGTTAGCCAGAATATggaatacttaataaataattatttctatggaaataaatatgtattaataaggTAGTAGCCAAATATATGGAATTAGCGGAAAGTTAATTATGGGAAGTTAATTATGGCAGATGATGGGTATATAAAGAAGAGATCATAATCTGGAAGGGTACCCCGACATTTTTACAGAAACCTTCTAAGGTcaacttctctctctatcttctatctcctatcttcttcttccttatcGTTAATTTCTTACTCACCTAATATTTTCAATTACAGACTGCAATTGTGAATCTCATTCTCACCctctattctattctattcttCACTTAAAATCAAGGTATCTCTCACTTATAGCAAGGTTATCAGTTAAATCTACTTTAAGCTATATCATAAAGTTAAActgttttctcaaaaaaaaaaaataattgcgaaattaaaaagaaattgagaGTTTTTTCTCTGATATAGATACTTACAGCAGTATATTGAACCAAGGTCATCAGTTGCTGCATCATATTTTCCGCATCATCTTTTAATGGCTTCTCAGATATAAATTCTGATTCTAGTCTTAAGGACAAAAAAAGTGAAGCAACACAAGAAAATTAGGGAAATTAACATTTATGAAAACTCCAACCAGTAAAATGCATTATCTTACTTGTCAAAGTAACGATCCAAATTATGCCACTGAGGATCTTTACAACGATTGCCAAAACGGACCACTTCTCTTGAGAAAACTTTCAGTTCATCTCTGTGAACAGTTAGAGTGAAGAGAACTGTTCTTAATTTCTAAAACCAATAGCTAGAAAGAGAAATGTCACAGTAATAATACCTCTTGTCAGCAGCTGCAATTCTTAACAGTTCGTCCATATCTTTCGAAACTAACCACTGCACGCCTTCGGATAGAAGCACAGACTCTTTCAAATGTGTAATGTTTTCCTTTGAAAGTGATTGCATAAGATTTGCTCCCTTAACGATAGTATTAGCAACCTCAAAAGccaaaatctttattttattgcCTTTTTTTGTTACTCCAGAAACAAAAGTACTACTCATGTTCAAATTTGTCATTCCACTACCAAGTGTATCCAACACATCTACAGCTTTTCCCAACCCAACACTGCCAGCTTTTCCAATAAGCGAACTCATCTCTGAAACCTGATGCAGAGTAAGTTGAAATCAAAAGCATCTACCTGTTAGAAATAAAAGTAGTAATAAACAAATTGATGTCTGTTCTTCTGAATACCCTTTGAAACACATATATTACAATATACAGGTAATTACTTTTCTCTCCTTTTTCCAAAATTAACTCAACAGTCTACAAATCTAAATGATGCTACTAAcacaattcaatattttttaattgagcaATATAagtaactaatttataatatatgtggAAATTATGTTAATTAGATAGTTAGACTTTTTGTGTTTCCATAATTAGTCTTTTGTGCTCAAAGCCAAAAGACTAATTTataatacaacaaaatatgTGGGTGATTGTGCTCAAAGCCACTAATTTAAGTTCAAACAAGTACTTTGGGTCTCTCCCTATTTGGGTTGGATCAAGTCACCTGCGGATCTCCTTGTTTTGAAGAATATATGCAACCCAATTTGAGAGGGAGTGAGAATAGTCATactaaacttatatttatatttgtttttattttataccctAATTTATTTCTAGACATATTATAATAAGTTAGTTTGAGATATTTTCTGGATTTTGATTTATCCTGATTATGGAAAAAAATCAACtctaaatttgaataaataagtacaacctATTATGAGGCTGAATTATCATCACCAGAAGGTTTCACATCATCTTTATTGACACTCAAACATTGCACATCCGCAAACAATCCAGTTTTGCGCATCATCTTTGAGAGGAGTGATGGAAATATCAATCTGGGCCTAATTAACATAGAGATTCAAAATTCTCATCTCCACCCATTGAAAAGAAAGAGGTAAACGAGTTGGAGATGAATCTGCTCAAAACGAAGTGAGTTATTGATACAGATGTTACCATAAATGAGGCAGGTTTGAGACAATGTTATTGAAACAACGCAATAGTGCCGAAGATGAACCTTTAAAAGCCAATAATGAAGGCTTAAGAGTGGGAGACGAAGGcaatgaaattttaaaagagCGCGAAACAAAATCATTGCAAGTGTTAAAGCCTAAAAAATTATGCTACAAATTCAAGTCCGTTGTAAAAACTACTAAATTTGGATTTGAGGGGAgggtgaaaaatatgttaattaccATAACTAGACTATATTATTTTCTACTTAGTCTTTCTTAATAACTTCTTACAAAACAAGTTCCTCTCTTTTCATTATTACAAAGTACCTATCATACTCTTCTCTATATTTCTACAATGAAACTATCAATTAGAATTTTAACTCCAATTCCTCACATCCATACACAACCTTCGTTAAGAATTTTTGGTATCTAAATTTATCAAAGTGGTCAAAAAAAGAAATCTATTTGGCAAAAGTTGTAATCTAAGAAGATTTTGTAGCATGATCTTAAATTTGGCAAAACATCACATTTTCCATCCACTTTTCACCTAAAAAATTGCATTTACTTCAATCACATTTTTCATACCAAATGCAAACAAAATCACTTTCACTTTGCACTCTGGCAACTATAAAAAGTGATTATGATGGTGATTGCGACAAATACCATTTTCCAAAACGACTAAAATTTGTTATACAACACAACCCAACTATTTTCCTAGTCCCCATCTCGTTATATACTTCCCAAAACTCtattgtattattaaattatttatttatttgttaagagTTGTCTTTCAGTTGATAACCAGTCAGACCCATCCTTAATGTACAATGCCCGAAAGAAGGGTAAAGAATCCCATATACAAGTAACCTACAGTTGTTGGGATCACATTCTAGCATAACTAGAACAACATTTAATAGTTAGAAGTTAGGGATTGAACCTATTAAGTAGTTCCAATTGCAGGAAACACTATTGTTTCTGTATCAGAAAACATTTCCAGATacagaaacaaaataaattaatgaatttgtcagactaaatttagttttcaaACGCGTTTATGCATCTACGTATCCAGAAAGATTAAGATTAAGTGTTTTATTGACCGTAAAGTACTGATGCCATGGAAAAAACAAGATTTTAACTAACAGTGGTCAACGAGCATGGTTTCTCATTCAGCTTGTTGTTTCAAGAATACACAGTTTTATTGAATCATTGACTGTGAGAAAAATGCAAGACAATCCTTTGAAAGATGGCCAAGATAGGACAAACCTTAGCAACAGCCTGCTTTGTGGTGGTTGATcttgttttgtttgataaagCCCTGGGCAATCGTGGTATGCCATCATAGATTTCATCCGCATTAGGTTGATAAGAGATAATGTTGGGTTGAGGGGGTTCAAAGGGTTCCTTTACTTTCTTCTTCTCCATGGGTTCTCCAAAGGACGGCGGCACCATTTCATTATTGGGTGGATCCACTTGAGACCCATAAACCAATCTGGAAGCATAGTTAAAGCGTCCATTGAGATTTGGGAATCCAGCAGCAAGAGAAGCATCATCGGTCGATCTTCTCGAACAAATGCCACCCATTGTATGTATCAACAATGgataacaattattattaatttgtggTGAGTTTTATCCATCCAAAACCAACCAACTAGACTTGTTTGTAAATAATCTAATCTATCAAGCTGACCGATACACAGGAAAGAAATCCCAATCCGTTAATTGCAGCaggtcaactcttcttcagtGGCAGCAGTTCCAATTGCTGCATAGAATAAGAATGAATCAGGTCAATGCGAAAGCATAAATAGGTCAATCAGGTCTATTGTTCTGAGGTAGCAGCTGCTACAAGAGAAGGATAGAGCTTGATCACagacatacatacatacatacatacaaagAGGAAtacagaaaagaaaaagaaaaaaaggaaaaaggaaaaagaaaaagcaagtagaGAAAGTGAGAAATTACAGAGCGGCGAGAaagcaagcaagcaagcaaaCAGTAGatataaatttggtattgaagaAGAGaggatgaggaggaggaggaggaggaagatgaTGGGATGGGATGGCAACCATAACAACACTGATAGTGATGGGTCTGTATTCTGtaatatgtatgtatgtatgtatgtatggatctacaaaattataaaccttCCAATTGAACTGTAGAGACCGAAACTTCTCGCTGTCTGTCTGTCcgcctctttctctttctctacGAGGTCAAACCCAGTATGGACCCCAACTCTGTTAACTCGTTGAACCACCGATCCCCAACTCGACTTacttatatatacatttttatatttcttttcatCATTACTTCCACCTAGTTAGTTTTCCATCCCACTCGCCATGCTTGCAAGTGAACTTGTTGAATTCttgaaaacaattaataatgaatttgtAGAAAAGAGAATACCGTGTCACTAAAAAAGAATAGAggttgaaaaaagaaaaatgatagaagTTGAAGAGAgaggagaatttttttttattaattttacaacCAATTAAGTCATCTCATTCCCTCTCAAATCACTTTTTCTTAATTCTGTTcccccaattattttttataaattaataatatatttttaaatatatatatatttttataaactcaaaatataaattttaactaatCGAACTTATAAGTGtccaaatttattataattttattaaagatatttaattttatttaaaattaaataaaaaaatatttttaaatattattttattaacatttt from Impatiens glandulifera chromosome 9, dImpGla2.1, whole genome shotgun sequence includes the following:
- the LOC124913952 gene encoding protein PSK SIMULATOR 1 isoform X2 — translated: MGGICSRRSTDDASLAAGFPNLNGRFNYASRLVYGSQVDPPNNEMVPPSFGEPMEKKKVKEPFEPPQPNIISYQPNADEIYDGIPRLPRALSNKTRSTTTKQAVAKVSEMSSLIGKAGSVGLGKAVDVLDTLGSGMTNLNMSSTFVSGVTKKGNKIKILAFEVANTIVKGANLMQSLSKENITHLKESVLLSEGVQWLVSKDMDELLRIAAADKRDELKVFSREVVRFGNRCKDPQWHNLDRYFDKLESEFISEKPLKDDAENMMQQLMTLVQYTADLYHEMHALDRFEQDYRRKLQEENNSTASQKGDGLAIFKAELKNQNKHVKSLMKKSLWSWILEEVMEKLVDIVHFIHSEISDAFGNVDGNRPIKNNQKLGSAGLALHYANIISQIDTLVTRSSSIPPNTRDALYQGLPPNIKSALRPKLQSFQPIEDLSLHQIKAEMEKTLRWLVPIANNTTKAHHGFGWVGEWANTGKATGQIETIKLETLHHADKEKVETHILELIVWLHYLISQSRSSTNNSKSPIKSPIRSPNQFQARKSSPPSLSVEDQQMLRDVNKRKLTPGISKSQEFDTAKTRLMKKHNRLSKSSSHSPTYESMKDHRPIHIRRPLSLPVIDFAIDKLKALDVIDRVDTVRSL
- the LOC124913952 gene encoding protein PSK SIMULATOR 1 isoform X1, translating into MGGICSRRSTDDASLAAGFPNLNGRFNYASRLVYGSQVDPPNNEMVPPSFGEPMEKKKVKEPFEPPQPNIISYQPNADEIYDGIPRLPRALSNKTRSTTTKQAVAKVSEMSSLIGKAGSVGLGKAVDVLDTLGSGMTNLNMSSTFVSGVTKKGNKIKILAFEVANTIVKGANLMQSLSKENITHLKESVLLSEGVQWLVSKDMDELLRIAAADKRDELKVFSREVVRFGNRCKDPQWHNLDRYFDKLESEFISEKPLKDDAENMMQQLMTLVQYTADLYHEMHALDRFEQDYRRKLQEENNSTASQKGDGLAIFKAELKNQNKHVKSLMKKSLWSWILEEVMEKLVDIVHFIHSEISDAFGNVDGNRPIKNNQKLGSAGLALHYANIISQIDTLVTRSSSIPPNTRDALYQGLPPNIKSALRPKLQSFQPIEDLSLHQIKAEMEKTLRWLVPIANNTTKAHHGFGWVGEWANTGCDVNRKATGQIETIKLETLHHADKEKVETHILELIVWLHYLISQSRSSTNNSKSPIKSPIRSPNQFQARKSSPPSLSVEDQQMLRDVNKRKLTPGISKSQEFDTAKTRLMKKHNRLSKSSSHSPTYESMKDHRPIHIRRPLSLPVIDFAIDKLKALDVIDRVDTVRSL
- the LOC124913952 gene encoding protein PSK SIMULATOR 1 isoform X4 is translated as MGGICSRRSTDDASLAAGFPNLNGRFNYASRLVYGSQVDPPNNEMVPPSFGEPMEKKKVKEPFEPPQPNIISYQPNADEIYDGIPRLPRALSNKTRSTTTKQAVAKVSEMSSLIGKAGSVGLGKAVDVLDTLGSGMTNLNMSSTFVSGVTKKGNKIKILAFEVANTIVKGANLMQSLSKENITHLKESVLLSEGVQWLVSKDMDELLRIAAADKRDELKVFSREVVRFGNRCKDPQWHNLDRYFDKLESEFISEKPLKDDAENMMQQLMTLVQYTADLYHEMHALDRFEQDYRRKLQEENNSTASQKGDGLAIFKAELKNQNKHVKSLMKKSLWSWILEEVMEKLVDIVHFIHSEISDAFGNVDGNRPIKNNQKLGSAGLALHYANIISQIDTLVTRSSSIPPNTRDALYQGLPPNIKSALRPKLQSFQPIEDLSLHQIKAEMEKTLRWLVPIANNTTKAHHGFGWVGEWANTGILLHQSVVM